The following is a genomic window from Halorubellus sp. JP-L1.
TTGCGTGGCACCACGCTGAACGCGACGACCCGCACCGGACCGGGCGCGAGTTCGACCGCGCGCCGGATGCCCCACTCGGACTGCGACGAACCGTCGAACGGGACGACGAAGGTCATGCTCGACTGTTGATCTCGACGCCCCAACAATGAATCGGCCGTTCTCGCCCGGAGAGGATCGGCGGCGGTGGCCGGTCGGCATCGACACCTCGTCAGTGCGAGTACGTGTGCAGCGTACCCTGCGCGCCGGCGTCAAGCGAGAACTCCGAGAACAGGAGCGTGTTGACCACTGCGTCGCTGATCACGTAGTTCGACTTGTCGACCGCAGCGTCGCCGTTGCTGTCGTCGTCGAAGTTGAACGCGGTCGACTCCGCCTTGGCGGTGACCCGGGAGTCGTCCGTGGGGCGGTCGCCGTTGGCGTCGAGGAGACTCGCCGAGGAGTCTAACTCGACGAAGTCCACGGTGCCCGCCGCGGCGCGCGTCCGCTAACTGCCGAGCACCCCTGTCAGCCCGAGTGTGGTTGCAGTGCCCGATAGCGACGCCAGGAAGGTGCGTCTTCGCAGACCAACAGGAACCACCTTACCGTTAGAATTTTTGCTGATTCCCCGCGCTTTTTCCTATCGGACAAATATTGGGTCGAAATATGAGCGGCCGGGTGAGAGTATCGCCGCCCCTGACCGCAGTCATCTGGATCTGACGTTCGGTCGGTGCGCCGGTGGCTAGAGACTTTCCTTGAAGTAGAGCAACGTCGTCCGTCGTGCCCAGACGTCCACGGGATTGGTGAACTCTCGCGTCGGAGGCGTCGACGGCTTTCCACCGCGCGAGATGCGTAGGCTCGTCGACGCGTCTGGTTCCGCACGGTAGAGGTAGACCGTCTCCCCGCTCTCGATAGGCTCGTCGAGAGTCAGGTTGTACGAGCCGCCCACGGATTCGTCCCAGACCGCCACCCACGAGTTCGGCTCGATGCGGTTCCCGCCGGTCAGCGAGAGTTCGACGTACCGGTCGCCGTCCGCGAGCGAGGCCGTCACTTTGGGCCGTCGCTCCCGCACCGTCGCCACCCACGACGGCTCCGAGACGGTAACTTCGCCTACCGAATCGACCGCGAACTCCGTTTCGAACTCGTGAACGGCACCGCCTCGGGCCTCGTCCTCGCGGACGCTTGCAGTCGCCTCAACTTCGCGGAAGAACCCTCGTTCGTCCACGCGCAGCGTTCCCGAGAGCGCGACGGTCTCGCCGTCGTAGTACCCGATGACGGCCGACGGGTCAGCCACCGAATTCGTCGACACCTCCCAGACGGCCGGCCGGTCGTGGTTCAGGCGTTCCGGCGCACTCCAGTCACCTGCCTCGAACAGCGGCTGTATTTCATTCTGCCACATCGGCTTGCCGGTCTCCCACCCTTCGGGATTCGCGCCGTAGGAGTACCCGTCGACGAGTTCCTCGCGCCACAACGACCCGACGCCCTCGACCAGATAGACGTCCGATGGGCCGTAGTTCGTGCGCACCGACCCTCGACCGACCGCCTGCCCGACATCGGAGTCGTACTGCTTTCGCCACTTGAAGACGCCGTTATCCAGGTCATACTTCGACCACTCGGCGTGGAAACTCGTCGACGTCAGCGTCGACTCGTGGACCGCGTAGAGCGTCTCCTCGACGCCGTCGTCGGAGAGCCCCACGGGATACGGTGCGGACTCGGGCTCCCGAGTCGTTTTCTGTTCGGTCTCCGTCCGCGTGGCAGTCTCCGTCGGCCGAGTTGTCGTCTCGAGCGTCGTGGGCCGAGTCGTCGACCTGGCCGTCGTCGACCGAGCCCTCGTCGCCGTACCGCTCTCCGCAAGCCGTAGACAGCCTCCCGTCCCAACGGTTGCCAGTACCGCCAACGCTCGACGTCGATTCATCTCGAGAAGGTACCGACCATCGTCGTAAAACAGTTGTGGCAAGTGACACGTCTACGTTGGTTACACAGCGATCCGCGACGGGACGGATCGAAGGCGGACGACTCAGTTGCCGTGGACGACGTCGGCCGTCAGTTCCCGGACGGTCCCCGTCGTCGACCACGCGGGCGTGTCGACGCGGAGGCGGGTGTCCATTGTGACGTCGACGAACTTGCAGTGGAGCGCGAACGAGCCGTCGCTGGCGACGTCCGTCGACTCGAGTTGTTCGGACTCGACGGGTGACGCCCACGCGTTCTCGCCCTCGTACCGGGCGTCGACCTCGCCCTCGACGGTGAACTTCTCGATGCCGCCGCCGTCGCCGGTGACGGGGTAGCCGCGGTCGGTCCACTCGAAGAAGCCCTCGTCGATGACGTAGACGTTCTCGTACCCCGCGTTGATGAGTTGACTCGCGCGAATCGAGGAGAGGTGGTGCGGGCACCCGCAGTAGCAGACGATGCGGTCCTGCTTCCCCCATCGCTCGACGGGGTCGTCGTCGTCCCGGTAGCGTTCGGCGGCCGAACTGAAGACGGCGCCCTCGATGTGAGAGTTCTCGTACTGGTCGGGACCGCGGGCGTCGGCGAACCGTGCGCGCCGGTACGCCCACCAGACGTGCGTGTCCTCGACGGGCAGCAGCGGCACCTCGACGCCGCCCTCCTCGACCGTGTCGAGGTCGCTCGTGTCGACCTCGCGGTCCTCGGGCTGTTCCGCGACGCTATCGGGATACCCGTCGATCTCTGCGGGGAGGGAGGAGGTCGACGTGCCGGTGCCGCTCGCCCCGCTCGTGCCGGTCGTGGCGGCGCCCGAGTCCGTCGTCCCCTCGCCGGTCGTCGTGCTCTCGCCCAGGCCCAGCGGGCCGCCGAGACACCCCGACAGGCCGGCGAGCGTTCCAGTCGCCGCCGCCGCGAACGTGCGTCGCTTCATACTTTCGCCCTGGGGACGACCGAAAAAGAGGGTTCTGGTACGCGAACCGAACCGGTCGTCGCCGGCAATTGCAGCGAGACCGCCAGACGTGGACGCCACCGACCCCACCCCGTCCGCCGTTCTCGGTGGCCTGTAGATTGGCGGCTCGGAACGTGAGTCAGGGATCGGTGCTTGTGACGGCGTCCGCGTCGACGCCCCGGATCGAATCGCGTCCAGTGAGGGCGACGGAGAGGTCGAGGTCCGCGAGGAAGTTCGACAGCACCGCGCGCACGCCCTCCTCGCCGTCGAGTGCGAGGCCGTAGCAGTACGGACGCCCGAGGAGGACGGCGTCTGCACCGAGCGCGAGCGCGACGACGGCGTCCGCGCCGCGGCGTATCCCGGAGTCGAACAGGATCGCGGCCTCGGGGTCCGCGTCGGCGACCGCATCGGCGATCGCCGGGAGTTGGTCGAGCGCGGCGACGGCGCGGTCGACCTGTCGGCCCCCGTGGTTCGAGACGACGACGCCGTCCGCGCCGGCGTCGACGCACCGCCGCGCGTCGTCGGGGTGCAGAACGCCCTTGCAGACCACCGGGAGGTCCGTGCGGTCGAACAGCCAGTCGAGGTCAGCGAACGAGAGCGTCGGGTCCGCGAACACGTCGACGAACTCGCGAGCGGTCTCGCGCGGGTTCTCCTCCGGGTCGGCGTCGAGGCGGTCGCGAAAGGCCGGGTCGCTCGTGTAGTTCGCGATGCCTTTCCCGTCGAGGAACGGCAGGTAGCCGTTCTGGACGTCGCGCTCGCGCCACCCGAGGTGTGGCGTGTCGAGCGTCAGGCAGATGGCGTCGTATCCGGCGGCCTCGGCGCGGTCGACGAGCGACGCGGTGACGTCGCGGTCTTTCGACCAGTACAGCTGGAACCAGTTCGGCGCATCGCTACCCTCGAGTTCGGCCGCTACATCCTCCAGGGGGTAGCTCGACTGCGTCGAGGTGACGTAGGAAACGTCCTCCGCGGCGGCGGCGCGAGCGCTCGCCAGGTCGCCGTCGTCGTGGAGCACGCCCTGGACGCCGATCGGCGCGAGTGCGACCGGCACCGGCCACGTCTCCCCGAGCACCTCCACGGAGAGGTCGCGTTCGCCGGTGTCCCGGAGCACGCGCGGGACGAGCCGGTGGTCGTCGAACGCGTCCCGGTTCGCGCGCGTCGTCGACTCGCCGCCGGCGGACCCGGCGACGTACCCGTACGCGTCCTCGTCCATCGCGGCCTCAGCGGCGGCCTTCAGGTCCTCGTACGCCACCGGAACGTCCGGGGTCTCGCCGGTGAGCATCCCGGTGGTGAACACCTCCGTCTGGCGGTACCGGCCGTACGGCGTCGACGCCTCGAATCCGTCGTCGTCGCTCATGCAGCCATCCACGAAGCCCGACGTGTTGGTTGTTGTCACTGCTCCCGGAAGGGATCGGGTCGACGATGCGTCGGTGGGAACGGGGACGGCGAGAATCTGGGCGGGGACGGATCCGGCACGGACTCGCGGAACCGCTACTGTCTTGCCACGCGAGGGCGACGTCTGCCGTATGCTGGATGCGTTCTCGCACGAAACCGGCGCGCACTGTGGGTCGACGTCGCTCTTCGACGTCGCGACGTTCGCGTCCTGGGACCTCCCGGAGCCGGTCTGTTTCGGTATCGGCGGCGGCCTCGGGTTCAGTTACTTCGAGCGCGAGCGGTCGCCGAGCCGGGAGTTCGTCGGGCGGACGCCGTGGCTGGAGACGGCGTTCTTCGAGCACCTCGGCGTCGACGTGGACGACAACCGCGGCGACGACGCCGAGACGGCGTTCGCGGACCTCAGGGCGTACGTCGACGGCGGTCGGCCGGTGCTCGCGTTCGTCGACATCTATCACTTGCCGTACTTCGACTCGGACGTGCACTTCGCGCCGCACGTCGTCGTCGTCGTCGAGGTGGACGAAGCCGGCGTCGTCGTCGCGGACAGCGAGTTCGAGTCCCTCCAGCGCGTGACTCGAGAGGACTTCGACGCGGCCTGGAGTAGCGACGTCGGGTTCTACGGCGAACTGGACCGTCGGCGCCTCGTGTTCCGCGGGGAACCGGACGCCACCAAGGCCGACGCGATGCGCGCCGGCATTCGCGCGACCGCGGACGGCTTGCTCCGGCCCGAGCGAGCCTACGACGGCATTCCGGACGCCGGCACGGGGACGAACGGGCTGGACGGGATGCGGGCGATGGCGCGCGAACTCCCCGAGTGGCCCGAGTTCGAGGACGCCGACTGGTGTACGCGGTTCGCGTATCAGAACGTCGAGAAGCGCGGCACGGGCGGTGCCGCGTTCCGCGGCCTGTTCCGGCCGTTCCTCGAGACCGCGAGCGACGTCGTCGACGAGGTGACCGAGGCGGACGTCGACGCGATGCGCACCGTCGAGGACGACTGGCACGCCATCGGGCAGTCCCTCAAGCGCGCCGGCCTCGCCGACGACGCGGACGACTCCCGGGCCGCGTACGACGCGGCCAGCGAACGCATGCTCGCCGTCGCCGAGCACGAGGAGGAGCTGTTCGAGTCGCTCGACGAACGCCTGTAGAACGCGACGCCGAACCGACCGGTCACCGCGCGGTGTCGCCGCCGTACTCGTCCAGGCGGTCCTCGACGAACTCGCGAGTTCGTTCGACGTACTCCTCGACGTCGTCGAGGTCGATGCCGTCGCCGGGTTCGCGGTCGCCGCTCCCCCAGAAGTACGGTTTCGCGGGCGCGAGTTCCTCGACGAGCTTGTAGTTGAGTGCGGCGCCGACGAGCAGCGCCGCGGGGAACAGCCAGTGCGGGAGGACGATGACGAGCAGGACCGTCATGGGCGCGTACGCGAAGTACGACACGAGCTTCACGGCCGGGGTGACGACGGGGATCGCTTCGACGTAACAGTAGAGGCCGTACACGCCGAGGAGGAGGCCGACGTCGAGGTAGACGCCGACCCAGAGGGCGTTCTCGTTCGCGAGGAGTTCGTGCGAGAACAGTGCGAGCGCGCCGGCGAGCGTCGTGAGGCGGTTGACGTACGTGCGTTCGAGGAGGATGCCGACGACGAGGAGCGATAGCTGGAGGAGTGGCGCTCCGATCCACTGGGGCAGGTTCTCGGCGATGAGTGCGGGTTGCATCGCGTCGTCGCTCGTCTGGGGACGTCTCCTGTCGCACGCTAAAACGTTCGCTCGAACTCACGGTTCGATAC
Proteins encoded in this region:
- a CDS encoding alpha-hydroxy-acid oxidizing protein, whose amino-acid sequence is MSDDDGFEASTPYGRYRQTEVFTTGMLTGETPDVPVAYEDLKAAAEAAMDEDAYGYVAGSAGGESTTRANRDAFDDHRLVPRVLRDTGERDLSVEVLGETWPVPVALAPIGVQGVLHDDGDLASARAAAAEDVSYVTSTQSSYPLEDVAAELEGSDAPNWFQLYWSKDRDVTASLVDRAEAAGYDAICLTLDTPHLGWRERDVQNGYLPFLDGKGIANYTSDPAFRDRLDADPEENPRETAREFVDVFADPTLSFADLDWLFDRTDLPVVCKGVLHPDDARRCVDAGADGVVVSNHGGRQVDRAVAALDQLPAIADAVADADPEAAILFDSGIRRGADAVVALALGADAVLLGRPYCYGLALDGEEGVRAVLSNFLADLDLSVALTGRDSIRGVDADAVTSTDP
- a CDS encoding rhodanese-like domain-containing protein, whose protein sequence is MKRRTFAAAATGTLAGLSGCLGGPLGLGESTTTGEGTTDSGAATTGTSGASGTGTSTSSLPAEIDGYPDSVAEQPEDREVDTSDLDTVEEGGVEVPLLPVEDTHVWWAYRRARFADARGPDQYENSHIEGAVFSSAAERYRDDDDPVERWGKQDRIVCYCGCPHHLSSIRASQLINAGYENVYVIDEGFFEWTDRGYPVTGDGGGIEKFTVEGEVDARYEGENAWASPVESEQLESTDVASDGSFALHCKFVDVTMDTRLRVDTPAWSTTGTVRELTADVVHGN
- a CDS encoding BtrH N-terminal domain-containing protein, with amino-acid sequence MLDAFSHETGAHCGSTSLFDVATFASWDLPEPVCFGIGGGLGFSYFERERSPSREFVGRTPWLETAFFEHLGVDVDDNRGDDAETAFADLRAYVDGGRPVLAFVDIYHLPYFDSDVHFAPHVVVVVEVDEAGVVVADSEFESLQRVTREDFDAAWSSDVGFYGELDRRRLVFRGEPDATKADAMRAGIRATADGLLRPERAYDGIPDAGTGTNGLDGMRAMARELPEWPEFEDADWCTRFAYQNVEKRGTGGAAFRGLFRPFLETASDVVDEVTEADVDAMRTVEDDWHAIGQSLKRAGLADDADDSRAAYDAASERMLAVAEHEEELFESLDERL